The Kitasatospora albolonga nucleotide sequence TGACCGGTGAGCAGGCTCCGGACGCGCAGCTGATGGCCGCCTCCACCGTGCCGATCGGGATCGCGGCCGAGGCGCACGCCTACCTCGCGCACGGCGGGCCCGCCAACCTGGAGCAGCTGGCCCGGTTCCTCTCGGACACCGTGCTGCTGACCGGCCACGGCTTCGAGCCGCCCGCCCCGGCCCCGGCGTGGGGCCCGCTGGAGCGGGACGCCCGGGAGCTGCCCGAGGGCGCGCCGACGGTCGCCGTCCTCTACTACCGCGCCCACCACATGAGCGGGAACACGGCGTTCGTGGAGGCGCTCTGCACGGCGGTCGAGGACGCGGGGGGCCGGCCGCTCCCGCTGTACGTCGCGTCCCTCCGTACCCCGGAGGCCGACCTCGTCGACCAACTCCGCGCCGCCGACGCCATCGTGACCACCGTCCTCGCGGCGGGCGGCACCAAGCCCGCCGAGGCGTCCGCCGGGGGCGACGACGAGTCGTGGGACGCGGGCGCGCTGACCCAGCTCGACGTGCCGATCCTCCAGGCGCTCTGCCTCACCAGCCCGCGCGCCGCGTGGGAGGAGAACGACGAGGGCGTCTCCCCGCTGGACGCGGCCACGCAGATCGCGGTGCCGGAGTTCGACGGCCGCCTGATCACGGTCCCCTTCTCCTTCAAGGAGATCGATGAGGACGGGCTCCCGGCGTACGTCCCCGACGCCGAGCGCGCGGCCCGGGTCGCCGGGATCGCCGTACGCCACGCGAAGCTCCGCTCGATCCCCAACGCGGAGAAGAAGATCGCGCTGGTCCTCTCCGCCTACCCGACCAAGCACTCGCGGATCGGGAACGCGGTCGGTCTCGACACCCCCGCCAGCGCCGTGGCCCTGCTGCGCCGACTGCGGTCCGAGGGCTACGACTTCGGGCCCGAGGCCGACATCCCGGGGCTGGTCTCCGGCGACGGCGACGAGCTGATCTACGCGCTGATCGAGGCGGGCGGCCATGACCAGGAGTGGCTGACCGAGGAGCAGCTGGCGAAGAACCCGGTCCGTATCCCGGCCGCCGACTACCGCCGCTGGTTCGCCGAACTCCCGCAGGAGCTAAGGGAGTCGGTTGAGCAGCACTGGGGCCCGGCGCCCGGCGAGATGTTCGTCGACCGGTCCGCCAACCCGGAGGGTGACATCGTCCTCGCGGCCCTGCGGCGCGGGAACCTGCTCATCCTCATCCAGCCGCCGCGCGGCTTCGGCGAGAACCCGATCGCGATCTACCACGACCCCGATCTCCCGCCGTCCCACCACTACTTGGCCGCCTACCGCTGGATCGCGGCCTCAGCCGAGGACAACGGCTTCGGCGCGGACGCGATGATCCACCTGGGCAAGCACGGCAACCTGGAGTGGCTGCCCGGCAAGAACGCGGGCCTCTCCGCCGCCTGCGGCCCCGACGCCGCCCTCGGCGATCTGCCCCTGGTCTACCCGTTCCTGGTGAACGACCCGGGCGAGGGTACGCAGGCGAAGCGCCGCGTCCACGCCACGCTGATCGACCATCTCGTCCCGCCGATGGCCCGCGCCGACAGCTACGGCGACATCGCGCGTCTGGAGCAACTCCTGGACGAGCACGCCCAGATCGCCGCGATGGACCCGTCGAAGCTCCCGGCCATCCGCGCCCAGATCTGGACGCTGATCCAGGCGGCGAAGCTCGACCACGACCTCGGGGTGGAGGACCGCCCGGAGGACGAGGGCTTCGACGACTTCATCATGCATCTGGACGGCTGGCTCTGCGAGATCAAGGACGTCCAGATCCGCGACGGCCTGCACATCCTGGGCAACCCGCCCGCCGGGAACGACCGGGTCAACCTGGTCCTCGCCGTCCTCCGCGCCCGCCAGATCTGGGGCGGTACGGCATCCCTCCCCGGTCTCCGCGAGGCGCTCGGCCTGGACGAGTCGGCCGCCACCCGCACGGACGCCGACGCCATCGAGGAGCAGGCCCGCGCGCTGGTCCAGGCGATGGACGACGCGGACTGGGCCCCGGAAGCAGTGGCCGGGGTCGCCGCGGGCCTCCCGGACGCCGTGGCCGACATCCTGACCTTCGCGGCCACCGAGGTGGTCCCGCGCATGGCGGCCACGACCGACGAACTCGCCCACGCGGTCCACGCGTTGAACGGCGGCTTCGTCCCGGCGGGCCCCTCCGGCTCCCCGCTGCGCGGCCTGGTCAACGTGCTCCCGACGGGCCGCAACTTCTACTCGGTGGACCCCAAGGCGGTTCCCTCCAAGCTCGCTTGGGAGACGGGCCAGGCCCTCGCCGACTCCCTCCTCACCCGCTACCGCACCGACAACGGCGACTGGCCCACCTCGGTCGGCCTCTCCCTCTGGGGTACGAGCGCGATGCGCACGGCGGGCGACGACATCGCGGAAGCGTTCGCGCTGCTCGGCATCCGCCCCGTCTGGGACGACGCCTCGCGCCGTGTGACGGGCCTGGAGCCCATCCCGTACGCCGAGTTGGGCCGTCCGCGTATCGACGTCACGCTCCGCATCTCGGGCTTCTTCCGGGACGCGTTCCCGCACACGATCGGGCTGCTGGACGACGCCGTACGCCTCGCCGCCTCGCTCGACGAACCGGCCGAGCAGAACTACGTACGGGCCCACGCCCAGGCCGACCTGGCCGAGCACGGTGACGAACGCCGGGCCACGACCCGTATCTTCGGCTCGCGCCCCGGCACGTACGGCGCCGGGCTCCTCCAGCTCATCGACTCCCGCGACTGGCGCACCGACGCCGACCTCGCGGAGGTCTACACGGTCTGGGGCGGTTACGCCTACGGCCGCGAGCTCGACGGCCGCCCGGCCCGCGAGGAGATGGAGACCGCGTACAAGCGCATCGAGGTCGCCGCGAAGAACACCGACACCCGCGAGCACGACATCGCGGACTCGGACGACTACTTCCAGTACCACGGCGGCATGGTGGCCACCGTCCGCGCGCTCAAGGGCAAGGCCCCGGAGGCGTACATCGGGGACTCCACCCGCCCCGAGACCGTCCGCACCCGCACGCTCGTCGAGGAGACCTCCCGCGTCTTCCGCGCCCGGGTCGTCAACCCGAAGTGGATCGAGGCGATGCGCCGCCACGGCTACAAGGGCGCGTTCGAGCTGGCCGCCACGGTCGACTACCTCTTCGGCTACGACGCCACGACCGGCGTCGTCGCCGACTGGATGTACGACAAGCTCACCGAGACGTACGTGCTCGACCCGGAGAACAAGCAGTTCCTCCAGGAGGCCAACCCCTGGGCCCTGCACGGCATCGCGGAACGCCTGCTGGAGGCCGAGTCGCGCGGCATGTGGGCCAAGCCGGACCCGGCGGTCCTCGAAGCGCTGCGCCAGGTCTACCTGGAGACGGAAGGCAACCTGGAGGGCGAGGACTGACACCCTCTCCCCCCGCTTTTCTTACGTTCCCGCCCCTGCCCCGATCTGCCCCCGACCGGCACAATCACGAATATGGGGACAACGGGGCAGGGGCAGGAACGAGAGCGGGACCGGCCGGATGACGACGATCCCAACAAGGCACTGAGCAAAGGCCATTCGCCTAGGCATGGGTCCGACCATTCGCCCGGACCTGCGGGCGGTCCTTCGCCCGGGCACGCGCCCGGTCCTTCGCCTGGACGCACGGCCGAACGCCCGGCCGTGGACCCGCCCGGGTCCCCGGCCGGGCACGCGACGGCCCGCCCACCTGCCCGCTCACCTGTCCGTCCACCTGCCCGCCGACGCCTGGCTGTTCTCCGCCTGACCGCCACCTCG carries:
- a CDS encoding cobaltochelatase subunit CobN — translated: MILLLSTSDTDLLSARASEGPVSYRYANPSRVDLDGLPELLEGAELVVVRLLGGVRAWQEGLDVVLATGRPVVVLTGEQAPDAQLMAASTVPIGIAAEAHAYLAHGGPANLEQLARFLSDTVLLTGHGFEPPAPAPAWGPLERDARELPEGAPTVAVLYYRAHHMSGNTAFVEALCTAVEDAGGRPLPLYVASLRTPEADLVDQLRAADAIVTTVLAAGGTKPAEASAGGDDESWDAGALTQLDVPILQALCLTSPRAAWEENDEGVSPLDAATQIAVPEFDGRLITVPFSFKEIDEDGLPAYVPDAERAARVAGIAVRHAKLRSIPNAEKKIALVLSAYPTKHSRIGNAVGLDTPASAVALLRRLRSEGYDFGPEADIPGLVSGDGDELIYALIEAGGHDQEWLTEEQLAKNPVRIPAADYRRWFAELPQELRESVEQHWGPAPGEMFVDRSANPEGDIVLAALRRGNLLILIQPPRGFGENPIAIYHDPDLPPSHHYLAAYRWIAASAEDNGFGADAMIHLGKHGNLEWLPGKNAGLSAACGPDAALGDLPLVYPFLVNDPGEGTQAKRRVHATLIDHLVPPMARADSYGDIARLEQLLDEHAQIAAMDPSKLPAIRAQIWTLIQAAKLDHDLGVEDRPEDEGFDDFIMHLDGWLCEIKDVQIRDGLHILGNPPAGNDRVNLVLAVLRARQIWGGTASLPGLREALGLDESAATRTDADAIEEQARALVQAMDDADWAPEAVAGVAAGLPDAVADILTFAATEVVPRMAATTDELAHAVHALNGGFVPAGPSGSPLRGLVNVLPTGRNFYSVDPKAVPSKLAWETGQALADSLLTRYRTDNGDWPTSVGLSLWGTSAMRTAGDDIAEAFALLGIRPVWDDASRRVTGLEPIPYAELGRPRIDVTLRISGFFRDAFPHTIGLLDDAVRLAASLDEPAEQNYVRAHAQADLAEHGDERRATTRIFGSRPGTYGAGLLQLIDSRDWRTDADLAEVYTVWGGYAYGRELDGRPAREEMETAYKRIEVAAKNTDTREHDIADSDDYFQYHGGMVATVRALKGKAPEAYIGDSTRPETVRTRTLVEETSRVFRARVVNPKWIEAMRRHGYKGAFELAATVDYLFGYDATTGVVADWMYDKLTETYVLDPENKQFLQEANPWALHGIAERLLEAESRGMWAKPDPAVLEALRQVYLETEGNLEGED